The Amycolatopsis jiangsuensis nucleotide sequence CACGCAGAGCAAACCGGGCGGACGTACGGGCTTCAGCGGGTCCAGTTGTTGTCGCGCACGGGTTTCACCTCCTCGCCACGAGACGGATCGAGTCTTTTCAGCGGGTCCAGTTGTTGTCACGCATCCGGGCACCTCCTCTCTCGCAGAACCGGCCGGCCACTCGCTTCAGCGAGTCCAGTTGTTGTCACGCATCCAGGCCACCTCCCTTCTCACAGAACCGGCCGGCCATTCGCTTCAGCGGGTCCAGTTGTTGTCGCGCATCCGTAGCCACCTCCCTTCTCGCAAAACGGCCAGCCTCCGGCCTCAGCAGGTCCAGTTGTTGTCCCGCAAGTCCATTTCGCCTCCCTTCGATGACGTTCGGGCGCCGCGCGCGCGGCAGTTCGGTCACCAGTTGTTGTCCCGCACCGTGGACACCTCCTCTCACCTGCGAAGACGGAAGTCTCGACCCGGGGTCGAGGCTCGAGCCGGTCGTCCGGTCACGACCGGACCGTCCAGTTGTTGTCGCGCACTGTCGTCACCTCCCTTGTCGCAACTGCACTACCGGGTGAGTAGCACACAAATCCGTCACGGAGAGTGCCAACAGTGACCGCGACAGCCAGCCGGGCCAACGGCCACGATCTGCTGGTCGGTCACAGCTTCGTGGCGTTTTGTCGTCACGCACAGTGGTCACCTCCCCTGCTCCCCGCCGGGCGTTGGGCTGTCCGGGCGAAAATGCTCCGGCTGATCTCAGAGTCCGGGCAACGGGCAGCACACGACGCGCCTCGTCGTTTACGGTAGAAGCCAACCGGGTGAGGTGAAGAGTGCGCGGACGAACTGCCGGGTGGTTCACGGGGTGGCGCCTGTGGCAGCTGCCCCCGCACGTGCGCACTTACGTACTGCTCGTGAACGTCGTCGCGGTCGGCGCGTCGCTGAGCACAGCGTGGCTCGTCCCGGTCACCAGAACCGATCTCCTGCGCTTCGGGGTGCTCGCCGTGTGCGCGGCGGCCGCGATCGAGGCGACGCGCCACATCGAGCGACAGCGTGAGTACAACCGGGCCGCCACCGTCGCATATGTGGACACCAAGGCCGTCTGGAGCATCGCCGCGGTGATCGCGCTCCCGGCAGTGCTGGCCACGGCGATGGTCGTGTTCACCTACGCGGTCGCGTGGTGGCGGATCTGGCCCCGCGAACGGCCGGTGCTGCCGCACCGCTGGATCTTCTCCGCCGCGTCCGTGCTGTGCGGTACGCAGGCCGCGATCTGCGTGCTCGCGCTCGGCATGCATCACTACCCCGGCGTCCTCGCGTCCGGCTTCCTGCCGGGATTGACCGACCTCGCCGTGATCGTGCTCGCCTGCGGTCTGCGCTGGGCGATCAACACCGCGCTCGTGATGGCCGCGATCGCGCTGTCGAGCGCGCCGCGGTCGCTTTCGGAGCTGTTCGCCGGCTTCGGCGACCAGCTGCTGGAGGCCGGCGCGATCGGGCTCGGCCTGGTCACCGCCGCGCTCCTGCTGCTGGCCAACCCACTGCTGCTGGCCGGGGTGGTGCTGGCGCTGGTCGCGTTGCACCGCGGCCTGCTGCTGACCCAGTTCCAGCGCGACGCCCGCACCGACGTCACCACGGGCTTGGCCACGAAACGCTGGTGGCGCACCGTCGCCGAGCAGTACCTGGACCGCGCCCGCAGCGGGCAGGGCACGGTCGGTGTGCTGCTGCTGGACCTGGACCACTTCAAGGCGATCAACGACACCTACGGCCATCCGACCGGCGATCTGGTGCTGCGCGAGATCGCCATCGCGCTGTGCGCGGAGGTGCGCGAGCAGGACATGTGCGGGCGCTGGGGCGGCGAGGAGTTCGCTATCGTGCTGCCGAACGTGCCCAGCGAGGAGCACCTCGGCCAGCTCGCCGACCGGATCCGCTGCCGGGTGCCCCAGGTCGTGGTGGCACTGCCCGACCGGGACACGGTGATCAGCGACCTCACCGTGTCCATCGGCTGCGCCCTCTACCCGGCCGAGCACCTCTCCAGCATCGACGATGTGCTCGTCGCCAGCGACACCGCGCTGTACCGGGCGAAACAGGCCGGCCGCAACCGCGTCGAGCTCGCCACCCGCTGAAACCCGCTGCTCAGTCCACCAGCGCGCCGCAGCTGATGTTCACCGTGGCTGCCGTCATCGTGCGGGCCTTGTCCGAGGCGGCGAACGCTGCTGCCGCGCCCACGTCGGCGAGCGTCGCGGCGCGGCCGAGCAGGGTGGGTTCCGCCAGCTCTTCGACAAGTTCCGCGCGGCCCGGGAAGTCCGCCGGCAGTGTTTCGGGGATGCCGCCGGTGCGCAGGGTCACCGTACGCACGCCGTAGCGGCCCAGCTCGGCGGCCAGCTGACGGCGCATGGCCTCCAGCGCGGCGAAGCCCACCTGCAGGCCGCCGACCGAATGACCGCGGACCGGGTCGCCGTCGCCGCCGAAGACCAGGACAACGCCGGAACCCCGGCGCTTCACGTGCCGGCCGGCCGCCCGCATGGTGAGGAACGTGGTGCGCACGCCGGTGCGCACCGGCTGTTCGTAGTCGGCGAGGGACATTTCGATCATCGGCGTCCCCTGCACGTCGCCGTGGGTGATCACATTGACCGAG carries:
- a CDS encoding GGDEF domain-containing protein, with protein sequence MRTYVLLVNVVAVGASLSTAWLVPVTRTDLLRFGVLAVCAAAAIEATRHIERQREYNRAATVAYVDTKAVWSIAAVIALPAVLATAMVVFTYAVAWWRIWPRERPVLPHRWIFSAASVLCGTQAAICVLALGMHHYPGVLASGFLPGLTDLAVIVLACGLRWAINTALVMAAIALSSAPRSLSELFAGFGDQLLEAGAIGLGLVTAALLLLANPLLLAGVVLALVALHRGLLLTQFQRDARTDVTTGLATKRWWRTVAEQYLDRARSGQGTVGVLLLDLDHFKAINDTYGHPTGDLVLREIAIALCAEVREQDMCGRWGGEEFAIVLPNVPSEEHLGQLADRIRCRVPQVVVALPDRDTVISDLTVSIGCALYPAEHLSSIDDVLVASDTALYRAKQAGRNRVELATR
- a CDS encoding SDR family NAD(P)-dependent oxidoreductase, with amino-acid sequence MLLEGKNAVVHGGGGALGGAIARAFAEEGARVFLTGRNRDKLERVASDIRAAGGVADVAVLDALDESAVDGHADAVVEAGGSLDISVNVITHGDVQGTPMIEMSLADYEQPVRTGVRTTFLTMRAAGRHVKRRGSGVVLVFGGDGDPVRGHSVGGLQVGFAALEAMRRQLAAELGRYGVRTVTLRTGGIPETLPADFPGRAELVEELAEPTLLGRAATLADVGAAAAFAASDKARTMTAATVNISCGALVD